The nucleotide window CATAGCGCTGTGCTACCTGGTGGAGACATTCATTGACAAACCCGACTGGGGCAAGGTGCTGTATCATGCGGTGGTGCCCCAGTTTTCCGGCCCTGAAAGCGTGCTTCTGGCCTCCGGCATCCTGGGCGCCACAGTCATGCCCCATGCCATCTTTCTTCACTCTGCGCTGATGCAGGGGCGCATCGTGGTCAGGGACAAGTCGCGCCTGCAGCGCCTGTATCGTTTCGAGATCGCTGACGTGGTGATCGCCATGGGCATAGCGAGCTTCGTCAATGCGGCCATGCTGATCATGGCCGCAGCGACCTTCTACAAGACCGGTAACACCCATGTCGCCACCCTGGAAGAGGCCCATCGCACGCTGGAGCCTCTGCTGGGTCCCTCCGCAAAATGGATCTTCGGGCTGTCGCTGCTGATTTCAGGCCTCTCCTCCTCGACCGTCGGGACCAGTGCAGGGCAAGTGATCATGCAGGGTTTTCTGCAACGGCACATCCCGGTCTGGATCAGGCGTCTGGTAACCATGGCCCCGGCGCTGACGGTGATCTGGCTCGGGCTGGACCCAACCCGTACCCTGGTGCTCAGCCAGGTGGTGCTCAGCTTCGGATTGCCGTTCGCCATCATCCCGTTGGTGATGTTCACCAGCCGGACCGACATCATGGGCGATCTGGTCAACCGCAGAGCAACCACCCTGCTTGCCGCCCTGGTCGCGACCATTATCGTCGTATTGAACATCTACCTGCTGTACAAAACCTTTACCGGGTGACGTCATGTTCAGACATTTCCTGATACCCCTGGAT belongs to Geobacter sp. SVR and includes:
- a CDS encoding Nramp family divalent metal transporter translates to MTEDNLLSSDSRTVQSALDVLGSPRKRASLARLMPFLGPAFIASVAYVDPGNFATNIQGGAQFGYMLVWVIVASNLMAMLIQTLSAKLGIATGMNLAEHCRTHFPKPVSFLMWVLMELVAIATDLAEFLGAALGFQLLLGVPLFVGAVLTAVVTLLILGLERYGFRPLEAVIGSMAGAIALCYLVETFIDKPDWGKVLYHAVVPQFSGPESVLLASGILGATVMPHAIFLHSALMQGRIVVRDKSRLQRLYRFEIADVVIAMGIASFVNAAMLIMAAATFYKTGNTHVATLEEAHRTLEPLLGPSAKWIFGLSLLISGLSSSTVGTSAGQVIMQGFLQRHIPVWIRRLVTMAPALTVIWLGLDPTRTLVLSQVVLSFGLPFAIIPLVMFTSRTDIMGDLVNRRATTLLAALVATIIVVLNIYLLYKTFTG